The following proteins are co-located in the Portunus trituberculatus isolate SZX2019 chromosome 16, ASM1759143v1, whole genome shotgun sequence genome:
- the LOC123504588 gene encoding dihydrolipoyl dehydrogenase, mitochondrial-like — MQATVLCRVSRVTRAARTQLGLGSGPTGALATVSQRRHASHEADLVVIGSGPGGYVAAIKAAQLGMKTVCVEKNPTYGGTCLNVGCIPSKALLNNSHFYHMAKSKDFAERGIEVENVRVNLDKLMASKNKAVTALTGGIAHLFKNNKVLGLKGHGKITSPTEVTVMKEDGENDTVRTKNILIATGSEVTPFPGIEVDEESVVSSTGALKLSRVPEHMVLIGAGVIGLELGSVWSRLGAKVTAVEFLDSIGGLGIDGEISKNFQRILTKQGIKFKLSTKVLSASKEGSTIKVAVEGVKNNKKEELECDTLLVCVGRRPYTSNLGLEELGIEKDAKGRIPVNSRFQTVIPNIFAIGDCIHGPMLAHKAEDEGIVCVEGIAGGPVHIDYNCVPSVIYTHPEVAWIGKTEEDLKAEGVEYTVGKFPFAANSRAKCNNDTDGLVKVLADKHTDRLLGAHLIGPGAGELINEAALAMEYGASCEDVARVCHAHPTCSEAFREANLAAYFGKAINF; from the exons ATGCAAGCCACCGTCTTGTGCAGGGTTTCCAGGGTGACCCGCGCCGCCAGG ACCCAGTTGGGTCTGGGCTCTGGGCCGACAGGAGCCCTAGCAACTGTGAGTCAGCGCCGCCATGCTTCACATGAAGCTGACCTAGTGGTGATTGGCTCAGGCCCCGGTGGCTATGTGGCGGCCATCAAGGCTGCTCAGCTGGGCATGAAG actgtgtgtgtggaaaagaaTCCAACATATGGAGGAACTTGCCTCAATGTGGGCTGCATCCCCTCCAAGGCACTCCTCAACAACTCCCACTTTTACCACATGGCCAAGAGCAAAGACTTCGCAGAACGTGGCATAGAG gTGGAAAATGTAAGAGTGAACCTGGATAAACTAATGGCTTCCAAGAACAAGGCAGTGACTGCACTCACTGGGGGCATTGCCCACCTCTTCAAAAACAACAAGGTCCTTGGCCTCaag GGTCATGGAAAGATCACCAGCCCCACAGAGGTCACAGTTATGAAGGAGGATGGTGAGAATGATACAGTGCGTACCAAGAACATCCTCATTGCCACAGGATCTGAGGTGACACCGTTCCCAGGCATTGAGGTGGATGAGGAGTCTGTTGTGTCATCCACTGGAGCTCTCAAGCTGTCCCGTGTCCCTGAACACATGGTGTTGATTGGCGCTGGTGTCATTGGTCTCGAGCTG GGTTCTGTGTGGTCTCGCCTTGGAGCCAAAGTGACAGCTGTGGAGTTCCTGGATTCCATTGGTGGCTTGGGCATTGATGGAGAGATTTCAAAGAACTTCCAGCGCATCCTCACCAAGCAGGGCATAAAATTCAAGTTGAGCACAAAGGTCTTATCTGCATCCAAGGAAGGAAGCACCATCAAGGTTGCTGTAGAGGGAGTGAAGAATAACAAA AAAGAGGAGCTAGAGTGTGACACGCTCTTGGTGTGTGTTGGCCGCCGCCCTTATACTTCAAACTTGGGCTTGGAGGAGCTGGGCATTGAGAAAGATGCCAAGGGTAGGATCCCTGTGAACTCAAGATTCCAGACTGTAATTCCCAA CATCTTTGCCATTGGGGACTGCATCCATGGCCCCATGCTGGCTCACAAGGCTGAGGATGAGGGCATCGTTTGTGTGGAGGGCATTGCTGGTGGTCCCGTCCACATTGATTACAACTGTGTGCCTTCAGTGATCTACACACATCCTGAAGTGGCCTGGATTGGCAAGACTGAAGAGGATCTGAAAGCTGAA GGAGTGGAGTACACCGTTGGCAAGTTCCCCTTCGCTGCCAATTCTAGGGCCAAGTGCAACAATGATACTGACGGCCTGGTAAAGGTCCTGGCTGACAAGCACACGGACCGTCTCCTTGGCGCACATCTTATTGGACCAGGTGCTGGTGAACTGATCAACGAGGCTGCACTGGCCATGGAGTATGGGGCAAGCTGTGAAGATGTTGCACGAGTCTGTCATGCTCATCCCACCTGTTCAGAAGCGTTCCGTGAGGCTAACTTGGCAGCTTACTTTGGAAAGGCCATCAACTTCTAA